One Pantoea eucalypti genomic region harbors:
- the hpxZ gene encoding oxalurate catabolism protein HpxZ, with amino-acid sequence MNREINLPQVLTEVTAQFYRYEQALVSNDVEELDALFWHDPRTVRLGAGENLYGIDEIRAFRAARPSAGLNRTLRNTVITTFGEDYAVCSTEFTRPGSDKIGRQQQTWVRMPHGWCIVAAQVSLMS; translated from the coding sequence ATGAACAGAGAGATTAATTTACCGCAGGTGCTCACCGAGGTAACGGCGCAGTTTTATCGCTACGAGCAGGCGCTGGTCAGCAATGACGTGGAAGAACTGGATGCGCTCTTCTGGCATGACCCGCGAACCGTGCGTCTCGGGGCGGGAGAGAATCTGTATGGCATTGATGAAATTCGGGCCTTCCGTGCCGCGCGTCCTTCAGCCGGTCTGAACAGGACGCTACGGAACACCGTGATTACGACTTTTGGCGAGGATTATGCGGTCTGCAGCACCGAATTTACCCGCCCTGGCAGCGATAAGATTGGCCGTCAGCAGCAGACCTGGGTACGAATGCCCCACGGCTGGTGCATCGTGGCGGCGCAGGTCAGTCTGATGAGCTGA
- the puuE gene encoding allantoinase PuuE: MTDAAEKKEYSFNKNYPRDLIGYGANPPHAAWPNNARVAVQFVLNYEEGAENSVLHGDAGSEQFLSDIIGAASYTDRHMSMESLYEYGSRAGFWRIHNEFQKRGLPLTVFGVAMALARHPEIVEAIKQADYDVVSHGWRWIHYQGMDAKTERQHMQQAVDVLVDLFGKAPTGWYTGRDSPNTRRLVVEQGGFSYDSDYYGDDLPFWTQVTCQDGTVKPHLVIPYTLECNDMRFASPQGFNTAEQFFTYLRDTFDVLYEEGETAPKMMSVGMHCRLLGRPGKFRALQNFLDHIQQHDDVWICTRQQIADHWIATHPAP; encoded by the coding sequence ATGACTGACGCTGCAGAGAAGAAAGAGTACAGCTTTAACAAAAACTATCCGCGCGATTTAATCGGTTATGGCGCCAATCCGCCGCACGCCGCCTGGCCCAATAACGCCCGTGTGGCAGTGCAGTTTGTCCTGAATTACGAAGAGGGTGCAGAAAACAGTGTGCTGCATGGCGATGCGGGCTCAGAGCAGTTCCTCTCCGACATCATCGGTGCAGCCAGCTATACCGATCGTCACATGTCGATGGAGTCGCTGTATGAGTACGGCTCCCGCGCCGGCTTCTGGCGCATCCACAATGAATTTCAGAAACGTGGTCTGCCGCTAACCGTTTTTGGTGTGGCGATGGCGCTGGCGCGTCATCCGGAAATTGTCGAGGCGATTAAACAGGCGGACTACGATGTGGTCAGCCACGGCTGGCGCTGGATCCACTATCAGGGCATGGATGCAAAAACTGAACGTCAGCATATGCAGCAGGCGGTGGATGTGCTGGTGGATCTGTTTGGGAAAGCGCCAACAGGCTGGTACACCGGGCGCGACAGCCCGAACACCCGTCGGCTGGTGGTGGAGCAGGGTGGGTTCAGCTACGACAGTGACTACTACGGCGATGATCTGCCGTTCTGGACGCAGGTTACCTGCCAGGATGGCACGGTAAAACCGCACCTGGTTATTCCTTACACCCTTGAGTGCAACGATATGCGCTTTGCCTCGCCGCAGGGGTTTAACACCGCCGAACAGTTCTTCACCTATCTGCGCGACACCTTTGATGTGCTGTATGAAGAGGGAGAGACGGCACCGAAGATGATGTCGGTCGGCATGCATTGCCGCCTGCTGGGTCGCCCTGGCAAATTCCGCGCGTTGCAGAACTTCCTCGATCACATCCAGCAGCACGACGACGTCTGGATCTGTACCCGCCAGCAGATTGCTGACCACTGGATCGCAACTCACCCGGCACCTTAA
- the hpxA gene encoding allantoin racemase, with product MSLIQVINPNTSLAMTETIAQAARAVAAPGTEILAVSPSQGVPSIEGHFDEAIAAIGVLEQIKLGREQGVSGHVIACFGDPGLLAARELASGPVIGIAEAAMHTATLLATRFSIVTTLPRTLVIARHLLQQYGFTHHCAALHAIDLPVLALEDGSGLAQEKVRQRCIQAKREDGSGAIVLGCGGMATLAASLTQELGLPVIDGVSAAVKMVESLVALGFGTSKHGDLAWPLQKPLSGAFQHLN from the coding sequence ATGAGTCTGATTCAGGTCATTAATCCCAACACCAGTCTGGCGATGACCGAAACTATCGCTCAGGCCGCGCGTGCGGTCGCCGCGCCGGGCACCGAAATTCTGGCGGTTTCGCCGTCGCAGGGTGTGCCCTCCATTGAAGGGCACTTCGATGAGGCGATCGCCGCCATCGGCGTGCTGGAGCAGATCAAGCTGGGCAGGGAGCAGGGTGTCAGCGGACATGTCATTGCCTGCTTCGGCGATCCGGGTTTACTGGCCGCACGCGAGCTGGCCAGCGGGCCGGTAATCGGCATTGCGGAGGCGGCGATGCATACCGCCACGCTGCTGGCGACACGCTTCTCCATTGTCACCACGCTGCCGCGCACGCTGGTGATTGCGCGTCATCTGTTGCAGCAGTATGGCTTTACCCATCACTGTGCCGCGCTGCATGCCATCGATCTGCCGGTACTGGCGCTGGAGGATGGCAGCGGTCTGGCGCAGGAAAAAGTGCGGCAGCGCTGTATTCAGGCGAAACGGGAAGATGGCAGCGGGGCGATTGTGCTGGGTTGTGGCGGAATGGCGACGCTGGCGGCTTCGCTGACCCAGGAGCTGGGCCTGCCGGTGATTGATGGCGTCAGCGCAGCGGTGAAAATGGTCGAGTCGCTGGTGGCGCTTGGTTTTGGCACCAGCAAACATGGCGATCTGGCCTGGCCTTTGCAGAAACCTCTCTCAGGTGCGTTTCAACATCTAAACTAA
- a CDS encoding GntR family transcriptional regulator, with protein MTSKTGQRDATHLQDKDEGIYQALMNAIVEHQLPPGSKLPEEALSGVFGVSRTGIRKVLQRLAAVQMVTLTPKRGAQVATPGVEEARDIFSTRSLMECANLPAVLAHLQPPHLAALEQLIAQENQAHADHDGPAAIRLSAAFHIQLQAISGNQVLTGMVTSLTQRSSLVIAAWGAPWQRGCRCDDHANLLALLRARALEPLTLALQHHFEHIVSSLHFERSGETLPDFSRLFASVSGVAS; from the coding sequence ATGACGAGTAAAACAGGCCAGCGAGACGCCACTCATCTGCAGGACAAAGATGAAGGGATTTACCAGGCGTTGATGAACGCTATTGTTGAGCACCAGCTGCCGCCAGGCAGTAAATTGCCGGAAGAGGCACTTTCCGGGGTCTTTGGGGTGAGTCGCACCGGCATCCGCAAAGTGCTGCAGCGCCTCGCGGCGGTGCAGATGGTCACCCTGACGCCCAAACGTGGTGCGCAGGTGGCGACACCCGGCGTTGAAGAGGCACGTGACATCTTCTCAACCCGCAGTTTAATGGAGTGCGCCAATCTGCCTGCGGTACTGGCGCATCTGCAGCCTCCGCATCTGGCGGCACTGGAGCAGCTCATTGCACAGGAAAACCAGGCGCACGCCGATCATGATGGTCCGGCAGCCATCCGGCTTTCCGCCGCGTTTCATATTCAGCTACAGGCGATCTCCGGTAATCAGGTGCTCACCGGCATGGTGACCAGCCTGACTCAGCGCTCCTCACTGGTAATTGCCGCCTGGGGCGCGCCCTGGCAGCGCGGCTGTCGCTGTGACGATCACGCAAATCTTCTGGCGTTACTGCGCGCTCGTGCGCTGGAACCGCTGACTCTCGCGCTTCAGCATCACTTTGAGCACATCGTTTCCAGCCTGCACTTTGAGCGCAGCGGAGAAACCCTGCCCGATTTCTCCCGACTGTTTGCCTCAGTCTCTGGAGTCGCTTCATGA
- a CDS encoding NCS1 family nucleobase:cation symporter-1 yields the protein MPKQSTVASAASEASARYSPRLCNEDLAPTRNQNWSWYNIFSFWMSDVHSMGGYVVAASFFTLGLASWQVLLCLLAGICIVQICANLVAKPSQMAGVPYAVICRQAFGVFGANIPAVIRGLIAFAWYGIQTYLAANALMLVLLKFAPSLTSMTVPHWLGLSLLGWCCFGIMWLLQAMVFWHGMNAIKRFIDVAGPAVYVVMVALAGWIVYKTGFDGISFTLASKSLTAGEQTWQMITATALVVSYFSGPLLNFGDFSRYGKNMSEIRRGNRWGLPFNFLLFSVVTVVIVSGTQSLFGKMITDPIETVSMVGNDLAVAIGLLTMITATIGINIVANFVSPAFDFSNCSPQKISFRTGGMIAAVGSVLLTPWNLFQSPELIHYTLDVLGSFIGPLFGILLTDFYLIKRGRISVDDLFNDTPSGRYWYRGGFNPKAIGALLPSVAICLVISFIPSLHQVANFSWFIGAGLAAGCYRFIAREDREAEDVTRAHGEVVAQKNQAVAE from the coding sequence ATGCCAAAACAATCAACGGTGGCCAGCGCGGCCTCTGAAGCCAGTGCCCGTTACAGCCCACGGCTTTGTAACGAAGACCTGGCACCGACTCGCAATCAGAACTGGTCGTGGTACAACATCTTCTCTTTCTGGATGTCCGATGTGCACAGCATGGGCGGCTATGTGGTAGCCGCCAGTTTCTTCACGCTGGGATTAGCCAGCTGGCAGGTGCTGCTCTGCCTGCTGGCCGGGATTTGCATCGTGCAAATCTGTGCCAACCTGGTGGCGAAACCGAGCCAGATGGCGGGTGTCCCTTATGCGGTGATCTGCCGTCAGGCGTTTGGCGTGTTTGGTGCCAATATTCCGGCGGTGATTCGCGGGCTGATCGCGTTCGCCTGGTATGGCATTCAGACCTATCTGGCGGCGAATGCCCTGATGCTGGTGCTGCTGAAGTTTGCGCCGTCGCTGACATCAATGACCGTGCCACACTGGCTGGGCCTGTCGCTGCTGGGCTGGTGCTGTTTCGGCATTATGTGGTTACTGCAGGCGATGGTGTTCTGGCACGGCATGAACGCCATTAAGCGGTTTATTGATGTCGCTGGACCGGCGGTCTATGTGGTGATGGTGGCACTGGCGGGCTGGATTGTATACAAGACCGGTTTCGATGGCATCTCCTTTACCCTCGCCAGCAAATCGCTGACCGCAGGCGAACAGACCTGGCAGATGATTACGGCCACGGCGCTGGTGGTCTCTTACTTCTCCGGGCCGCTGTTAAACTTCGGTGACTTTTCACGCTACGGCAAGAATATGTCCGAGATTCGTCGCGGCAACCGCTGGGGCCTGCCGTTTAACTTCCTGCTGTTCTCAGTGGTGACGGTGGTGATTGTCTCGGGCACCCAGTCGCTGTTTGGCAAAATGATCACCGATCCTATCGAAACCGTAAGCATGGTCGGCAACGATCTGGCGGTCGCGATTGGCCTGCTGACCATGATTACCGCCACCATCGGCATCAACATCGTGGCGAACTTCGTTTCACCCGCGTTTGACTTCTCGAACTGTTCCCCACAGAAAATCAGCTTCCGCACCGGTGGGATGATCGCCGCCGTTGGTTCAGTGCTGTTAACGCCGTGGAACCTGTTCCAGTCGCCTGAGCTGATTCACTACACCCTGGATGTGCTGGGATCCTTTATCGGGCCGCTGTTCGGGATTCTGTTAACCGATTTCTATCTGATTAAGCGTGGCCGTATCTCAGTCGACGATCTGTTTAATGACACGCCATCTGGTCGTTACTGGTATCGCGGTGGCTTTAACCCCAAAGCAATTGGCGCGCTGCTGCCGTCGGTAGCGATTTGCCTGGTGATTAGTTTTATCCCTTCCCTGCATCAGGTGGCGAACTTCAGCTGGTTCATTGGTGCTGGTCTGGCGGCGGGCTGCTATCGCTTTATCGCCCGTGAAGATCGTGAAGCTGAAGATGTGACCCGCGCGCATGGCGAGGTAGTGGCGCAGAAGAATCAAGCCGTCGCTGAATAG
- the dnaQ gene encoding DNA polymerase III subunit epsilon gives MSTANNRQIVLDTETTGMNLIGVHYEGHRIIEIGAVEVINRRLTGNNFHMYLKPDRLVDPEAFGVHGIADEFLADKPAFSEIADEFLDYIRGAELVIHNAPFDIGFMDYEFSKLNRGIEKTETFCKITDSLALARRMFPGKRNSLDALCSRYEIDNTKRTLHGALLDAEILAEVFLTMTGGQTSLSFLSESESAREAQGESIQRIVRPASALRVVTASEEEVVAHESRLDLVMKKGGSCLWRG, from the coding sequence ATGAGCACTGCAAATAACCGCCAGATCGTTCTCGATACTGAAACCACCGGCATGAACTTGATCGGGGTACATTATGAGGGGCACCGCATCATTGAGATTGGTGCGGTGGAGGTGATTAACCGTCGCCTGACCGGCAACAATTTTCATATGTATCTCAAGCCCGATCGGCTGGTCGATCCTGAAGCCTTTGGTGTCCACGGGATTGCAGATGAATTTCTTGCCGACAAGCCCGCGTTCAGCGAAATCGCAGATGAGTTTCTCGACTACATTCGCGGTGCTGAATTAGTCATTCACAACGCACCGTTTGATATCGGCTTTATGGACTACGAGTTCTCAAAGCTGAACCGTGGCATTGAGAAAACCGAAACCTTCTGCAAAATTACCGATAGTCTGGCGCTGGCGCGTCGTATGTTTCCCGGCAAGCGTAACAGCCTTGATGCGCTCTGCTCGCGTTATGAAATAGACAACACCAAGCGTACTCTGCACGGCGCACTGCTTGATGCCGAGATTCTGGCGGAAGTCTTCCTGACCATGACCGGTGGTCAGACGTCACTCTCGTTCTTATCGGAAAGTGAAAGTGCCCGTGAGGCGCAGGGAGAGAGCATTCAGCGCATCGTCCGTCCCGCCTCTGCACTGCGCGTGGTCACGGCCAGCGAAGAGGAAGTGGTTGCCCATGAGTCCCGTCTGGATCTGGTGATGAAAAAGGGTGGCAGCTGTCTGTGGCGTGGCTGA
- the rnhA gene encoding ribonuclease HI, giving the protein MRKQVEIFTDGSCLGNPGPGGYGAILRYGQHEKTFSAGYHLTTNNRMELMAAIVSLEALTQPCDVVLSTDSQYVRQGITSWIHNWKKRGWKTADKKPVKNVDLWQRLDLALSTHKIQWEWVKGHAGHPENERCDVLARTAAENPAFEDIGYKAES; this is encoded by the coding sequence ATGCGCAAACAGGTAGAAATATTCACCGATGGATCCTGCCTCGGAAATCCCGGCCCCGGCGGTTATGGTGCGATTTTACGCTACGGTCAGCATGAAAAGACGTTCAGCGCGGGCTATCACCTTACCACCAATAACCGGATGGAGTTGATGGCGGCGATTGTTTCGCTTGAAGCGCTGACTCAACCCTGCGATGTGGTGCTCAGCACCGACAGTCAGTATGTGCGCCAGGGAATCACCAGCTGGATTCATAACTGGAAAAAGCGTGGCTGGAAAACCGCCGATAAAAAGCCAGTAAAGAATGTCGATCTCTGGCAGCGTCTCGACTTAGCACTCAGCACCCACAAAATTCAGTGGGAGTGGGTTAAAGGGCATGCCGGACATCCGGAAAATGAACGCTGCGACGTGCTGGCCCGCACTGCAGCTGAAAACCCTGCCTTTGAAGATATCGGTTATAAAGCCGAGTCCTGA
- a CDS encoding class I SAM-dependent methyltransferase has protein sequence MKPAKSRQILNAPLSWRDMPWGEYFRDALTQQLQPYLGKLYGFHMLKLGNLSAEINTENCAISHQVNVGSKGEQLQVLADPMQLPFESKSVDACLMAHTLAWSQDPHRVLREVDRVLIDDGWMIISGFNPFSLLGVSKMVPGLTRKAPWSGRMFSQMRLLDWLGLLNYEVVYRTRFQVLPWHRQGGKLISAHLPALGCLNIVVARKRTFPLLPTRAKKSLSTSKIRQTVNATRQFRKAEDQDSAL, from the coding sequence ATGAAGCCCGCTAAATCACGCCAGATTCTGAACGCTCCGCTGTCATGGCGCGATATGCCGTGGGGAGAGTATTTCCGCGACGCGTTAACGCAGCAGCTTCAGCCTTACCTCGGAAAGCTATATGGCTTTCATATGCTTAAGCTTGGCAATCTCAGCGCAGAAATCAACACAGAAAATTGTGCTATTTCACATCAGGTCAATGTGGGCAGTAAAGGTGAGCAGTTGCAGGTGCTGGCCGACCCGATGCAGTTGCCGTTTGAGTCGAAGTCGGTGGATGCCTGTCTGATGGCCCATACGCTCGCCTGGAGCCAGGATCCTCATCGGGTATTGCGCGAAGTGGACAGGGTGTTAATCGATGATGGCTGGATGATCATCAGCGGTTTTAATCCCTTCAGCCTGCTTGGCGTGAGCAAAATGGTGCCGGGATTAACTCGCAAGGCGCCGTGGAGCGGACGGATGTTCAGCCAGATGCGGTTGCTCGACTGGCTGGGGCTGCTGAATTATGAAGTGGTTTATCGCACCCGGTTTCAGGTGCTGCCGTGGCATCGACAGGGCGGGAAACTGATCAGCGCCCACTTACCGGCGCTGGGCTGCCTGAATATTGTGGTGGCACGTAAACGCACCTTCCCGCTGCTGCCGACACGGGCAAAGAAGAGCCTGAGTACCAGCAAGATCCGCCAGACGGTCAACGCGACGCGTCAGTTCCGCAAGGCAGAGGATCAGGACTCGGCTTTATAA
- the gloB gene encoding hydroxyacylglutathione hydrolase: MNLTSIPALQDNYIWALTDDQGKCLIVDPGEAQPVLEKMASNGWEPVAILLTHHHNDHTGGVKTLCEHFPQLEVYGPQETEAKGARTIVSEGDKVTVLGLTFDVIHTPGHTLGHISYYSAPYLFCGDTLFSGGCGRLFEGTAEQMYDSFQKLNQLPGETLVCCAHEYTLSNLKFAAAILPHDPQIMAEYQKIKDLRAENGISLPVKLAHERSINLFLRSQDVDLQRALNVNVSDEPLWHTFAVLREKKDAF, translated from the coding sequence ATGAATCTTACCAGTATTCCTGCGTTGCAGGACAACTACATCTGGGCACTGACGGATGATCAAGGTAAATGCCTGATTGTCGATCCCGGCGAAGCCCAACCGGTGTTAGAAAAAATGGCGTCCAACGGCTGGGAGCCGGTCGCCATCCTGCTGACTCACCACCATAACGATCATACCGGTGGAGTGAAAACCCTGTGTGAGCATTTCCCGCAACTGGAGGTGTACGGCCCTCAGGAAACCGAGGCCAAAGGAGCCAGAACGATCGTCAGCGAAGGGGATAAAGTCACGGTTCTGGGGCTGACTTTCGACGTGATCCACACTCCTGGTCACACTTTAGGACATATCTCATATTACAGTGCGCCTTATCTTTTCTGCGGCGACACCCTCTTTTCGGGTGGCTGTGGACGCCTTTTTGAGGGCACAGCAGAGCAAATGTATGATTCGTTTCAAAAGCTTAATCAGCTACCAGGAGAAACCTTAGTCTGTTGCGCGCATGAATATACTTTATCCAATTTGAAGTTTGCTGCGGCTATTCTGCCTCATGACCCGCAAATAATGGCCGAATATCAGAAAATTAAGGACTTACGCGCTGAAAATGGCATTAGTCTGCCTGTAAAACTGGCGCACGAACGGTCAATTAATTTATTTCTCCGTTCGCAAGACGTTGATTTACAACGCGCTTTAAACGTTAATGTTTCTGATGAACCGCTATGGCATACATTTGCTGTTCTACGCGAGAAGAAAGACGCTTTTTGA
- the mltD gene encoding murein transglycosylase D: MKAKAILLASVLLVGCQASRNDANIPEQHAQSLSSAGQGENGKYGDEFLSPRWQEDGTGLAADADLWSFISDELKMGIPENPAIREQKRKFLKNKSYLHDVTLRAEPYMYWIVEQIQKRKMPMELVLLPIVESAFDPRATSSANAAGIWQIVAATGRNYGLKQNQYYDGRRDVVASTKVALDMMQRLNTMFDGDWLLTIAAYNSGEGRVLKAIKQNKARGKPTDFWHLSLPRETTVYVPKMLALSELLKNNKRYGIKLPTPNESRALARVEVGQQIQLTQAAEMAGMSLTKLKSFNTGYKGGATAPNGPHYIMVPKSNVAKLRNSLASGDIAAVQPTQLAKASASGGYKVRRGDTLSGIAAKLGVSVSTLKQENNLRGADIRPGQTLTIGSNGTRLADNGNSITYRVRKGDSLDSIARHHGVNIKDVMRWNSVLDNAKDIQPGDNLTLFVNNNATPDT; this comes from the coding sequence ATGAAGGCTAAAGCGATATTACTCGCCTCAGTCTTGCTGGTGGGATGTCAGGCGTCCAGGAACGATGCCAATATTCCCGAACAGCATGCACAGAGTCTGTCTTCAGCTGGTCAAGGTGAAAATGGAAAGTACGGAGACGAGTTTTTGTCGCCGCGATGGCAGGAAGATGGAACTGGCCTCGCAGCAGACGCAGATCTCTGGAGTTTCATTAGTGACGAGTTGAAGATGGGGATTCCGGAAAACCCGGCAATCCGCGAACAAAAAAGAAAATTTTTAAAAAATAAGAGCTATCTCCACGATGTAACATTACGGGCAGAGCCGTACATGTACTGGATAGTCGAGCAGATACAGAAACGTAAAATGCCGATGGAACTGGTACTGCTACCCATAGTGGAGAGCGCTTTTGACCCCCGGGCAACGTCATCCGCCAATGCCGCTGGCATCTGGCAGATTGTTGCAGCTACGGGTCGAAACTATGGTTTGAAACAAAACCAGTATTACGATGGGCGACGTGATGTGGTCGCATCCACGAAAGTTGCGCTGGATATGATGCAGCGTCTTAACACTATGTTTGACGGTGACTGGTTATTAACCATCGCCGCCTATAACAGTGGTGAAGGACGTGTGCTTAAAGCGATTAAGCAGAACAAGGCGCGCGGTAAGCCGACTGACTTCTGGCATTTATCGCTGCCACGCGAAACAACCGTGTATGTGCCTAAAATGTTAGCTCTGAGTGAACTGCTCAAAAATAACAAGCGTTACGGTATCAAACTGCCGACACCTAATGAAAGTCGTGCTCTGGCGCGAGTGGAAGTGGGTCAGCAGATACAGCTGACGCAGGCTGCCGAAATGGCAGGTATGTCGCTCACGAAACTGAAGAGCTTCAATACCGGCTACAAAGGCGGTGCAACAGCGCCAAACGGCCCGCACTATATTATGGTGCCGAAGTCGAACGTCGCTAAACTGCGTAACTCACTGGCTTCCGGTGACATCGCAGCAGTACAGCCGACGCAGCTTGCAAAAGCCAGCGCGAGTGGCGGGTATAAAGTGCGACGTGGGGATACGCTTTCTGGTATCGCCGCTAAACTTGGCGTCAGCGTCTCGACACTGAAGCAGGAAAACAACCTGCGCGGTGCTGATATCCGACCGGGTCAGACTCTGACTATCGGTTCGAATGGCACCCGACTGGCTGATAACGGCAACAGCATCACCTACCGTGTTCGTAAGGGTGATTCTCTTGACAGTATTGCCCGTCATCACGGCGTCAATATTAAAGACGTGATGCGCTGGAACAGTGTGCTGGACAATGCGAAAGATATTCAACCCGGCGATAACTTAACGCTGTTTGTGAATAATAACGCAACCCCTGATACCTGA
- a CDS encoding endonuclease/exonuclease/phosphatase family protein, translated as MRKKTYAMRYVAGQPVEQIFPPGAMLHLGQALPPGAPLPAHPNLKVLVWNIFKQQRADWMSVLEGFGKDAHLVLLQEAQTTPELVEFATSNYLAADQVPAFVLPQHPSGVMTLASAHPVYCCPLREREPLLRLSKSALVTAYPLPAGDMLMVVNIHAVNFSLGVDVYSKQLGPIGEQIMHHQGPVIMAGDFNAWSRQRINALYRFAQRMKLEEVMFTADHRRKAFGRPLDFVFYRDLRVSEASVLVTRASDHNPLLVEFSSGR; from the coding sequence GTGCGCAAAAAAACTTATGCAATGCGATATGTAGCAGGACAACCAGTGGAACAGATCTTTCCACCTGGCGCGATGCTCCATCTCGGTCAGGCACTGCCTCCCGGCGCCCCGTTGCCTGCGCATCCAAATCTCAAGGTCCTGGTATGGAACATCTTTAAGCAGCAACGCGCAGATTGGATGTCAGTACTGGAAGGATTTGGTAAGGATGCACATCTTGTATTACTGCAGGAGGCGCAGACCACACCTGAACTGGTGGAGTTTGCGACCAGTAACTATCTGGCTGCCGATCAGGTGCCCGCCTTTGTGCTGCCTCAGCACCCCTCTGGAGTGATGACACTTGCCTCTGCGCACCCGGTCTATTGTTGTCCGTTACGTGAGCGAGAACCTCTGCTGAGGCTGTCAAAATCGGCACTGGTCACGGCTTACCCTCTGCCGGCCGGTGATATGCTGATGGTCGTCAACATCCATGCGGTTAACTTCAGCCTCGGTGTGGACGTTTACAGTAAACAGCTGGGACCTATTGGTGAGCAGATTATGCACCACCAGGGACCGGTAATTATGGCCGGTGATTTTAATGCATGGAGCCGTCAGCGCATCAATGCGCTCTACCGGTTTGCACAGCGGATGAAACTGGAAGAAGTCATGTTTACTGCCGACCATCGTCGTAAAGCGTTTGGCCGCCCGCTGGATTTCGTCTTCTATCGCGATCTCAGAGTGAGCGAAGCATCCGTACTGGTCACGCGCGCGTCCGACCATAATCCGCTACTGGTGGAGTTCAGTTCAGGACGTTAG